A region of Gadus morhua chromosome 18, gadMor3.0, whole genome shotgun sequence DNA encodes the following proteins:
- the syde1 gene encoding rho GTPase-activating protein SYDE1, whose product MAEPLLKRTFSRLRSRRRAADPKVSDVCVIQTSSSSSSSSSRVGPTAPSSGQHITVAKKQQWAQQGSSRDALPGNSQASSGGLAGRLPPAPAPSGGLPGRPTPDQDKPSSAGLTGRQTLADDKGCGVRPAVGLDREHSSRSQAQASVCPPRGPYLQSLEHSRRTWVMSSGKAQASDEASRLEPCRGQVERGTIWYNPIPEEEEELLWRRREEEMVLGRRREEEVAGGKGPSTLTQPTEDPTPVSNDVAQPTDDIANQPDEITVDHLELPSSVAPPPESSPSSQKKVGMIDRLKSPGTVRKLSMKMKKLPELRRKLSLRSSRSNRHGSKAEGGEEGPSWTNKETPSLASNQNVLSRYHLDSSAPPARPVRRSSRGRSSKGGYLSDGDSPELLPRQPAGSQRAPEGGYDVSSFRLYVGAEQPRGPQRVSGLLTVHLLGLDEMSKTRCDSGGKEVFLAIQVDGVTRARTSLLTLRGAALPLNHTFHLQLERARQLRLVVLTPQANTDPLTNETHTSASSGPIKNRVCCLGGLSIPLLFKACRSQQLCVKLDPRGLLYVKLSLQEHWSVPSTTPQEGGERVFGVELHHLVDRERTAAPVPILIQKTVKEIERRGIQVVGLYRLCGSAAVKKDLRDSFEKDSSAVCLSEEQYPDINVLTGILKDYLRALPSPLITSRLYDDVLAAMRLRPLQTGPAPPCPAPSGSVNCPVELLDCLPPPEKATLSLLLDHLSLVASFRSSNRMTPQNLAVCFGPVLLASTDGVPAAREGGREAGKDSPPVTAVDFKRHIEVLHYLLALWPVPSGGDPEEEEVDAAPLYGPHPSPPPSPPSPPVTHTPLGQPPSRAALRLALPQNPNQQVVVSRRGRGLARLDSPPPINRYAGDWSVCGRDFLSGQDADYDEVAGSGSEEGSDEEEKKEEGWSSGRMFMEEFDAPFSCRLSLKDFDRLILDLDRELAKQINICL is encoded by the exons ATGGCCGAGCCCCTGCTGAAGAGAACCTTCTCCCGGCTGCGATCCCGACGGAGAGCCGCCGACCCCAAAGTCTCCG atgtcTGTGTCATTCAGacttcttcctcatcgtcatcatcatctagCCGTGTCGGCCCCACCGCCCCGTCCTCAGGACAACACATCACCGTTGCTAAGAAACAGCAGTGGGCTCAGCAGGGCTCCAGCCGGGACGCTCTCCCAGGAAACAGCCAGGCTTCATCTGGAGGCCTCGCCGGGAGGCTGCCCCCAGCCCCGGCCCCTTCTGGAGGCCTCCCCGGGAGGCCGACACCAGACCAAGACAAGCCTTCATCTGCAGGTCTCACTGGGAGACAGACACTCGCTGATGACAAG GGTTGTGGGGTGAGGCCTGCTGTTGGTCTGGACCGGGAGCACAGCAGCAGATCCCAGGCCCAGGCCTCTGTCTGCCCCCCCAGGGGGCCCTACCTGCAGAGCCTGGAGCACAGCCGGCGAACCTGGGTAATGTCTTCAGGAAAGGCCCAGGCTTCAGATGAGGCCTCCCGGCTGGAGCCCTGCAGAGGTCAAGTGGAGCGTGGAACCATCTGGTACAACCCCattccagaggaggaggaggagctgctctggcggaggagagaggaggagatggtgctcgggcggaggagggaggaggaggtggctggAGGGAAAGGGCCTTCAACCCTCACGCAACCTACCGAAGACCCCACACCCGTTTCTAACGATGTCGCACAACCGACCGACGACATCGCAAACCAACCTGATGAGATCACAGTAGATCACTTAG aactGCCCAGTAgtgtggctcctcccccagaaTCAAGCCCCTCCTCCCAGAAGAAGGTGGGCATGATTGACAGGCTGAAGTCTCCCGGGACGGTCCGGAAGCTGTCCATGAAGATGAAGAAACTTCCGGAACTCCGACGCAAACTCAGCCTGCGCTCCTCCCGCTCCAACCGCCACGGGAgcaaggcagagggaggggaggaggggcccTCCTGGACCAATAAGGAAACGCCATCCTTGGCATCGAATCAGAACGTGCTCAGCAGATATCACCTCGATAGCTCCGCCCCCCCAGCCAGGCCAGTCCGCCGGTCCTCCAGGGGGCGCTCTAGCAAAGGAG GTTACCTTAGTGATGGGGATTCCCCTGAACTGCTGCCACGGCAACCGGCGGGCTCCCAGAGGGCCCCGGAGGGGGGCTATGATGTCTCGTCCTTCCGTCTGTACGTGGGGGCGGAGCAGCCGCGCGGCCCGCAGAGGGTCTCCGGGCTGCTGACTGTCCACCTGCTGGGGCTGGACGAGATGAGCAAGACCAG ATGTGACAGCGGGGGGAAGGAGGTGTTCTTGGCCATCCAGGTGGACGGGGTGACCCGGGCCCGCACCTCCCTGCTGACCCTGAGGGGGGCGGCGCTGCCCCTCAACCACACCTTCCACCTGCAGCTGGAGAGAGCCAGGCAGCTACGGCTAGTGGTGCTAACGCCGCAGGCTAACACGG ATCCGTTGAccaatgaaacacacacttcCGCCTCCAGCGGACCAATCAAAAACCGGGTCTGTTGTCTCGGAGGGCTGTCCATCCCTCTGCTCTTCAAAG CCTGCCGTTCTCAGCAGCTGTGTGTGAAGCTGGACCCGAGAGGACTGCTCTACGTCAAACTGTCTCTGCAGGAGCACTGGAGTGTACCGTCGACCACCCCGCAG GAGGGCGGCGAGAGGGTGTTTGGAGTGGAACTGCACCACCtggtggacagagagaggactGCTGCTCCAGTTCCTATCCTCATTCAGAAAACCGTGAAGGAGATCGAGAGGAGGGGGATACAG gtGGTGGGGCTGTACAGGTTGTGTGGCTCTGCGGCCGTGAAGAAGGATCTGCGAGACAGTTTTGAGAAGGACAGTTCAGCCGTGTGCCTCTCCGAGGAGCAGTACCCCGACATCAACGTACTCACAG GTATATTAAAGGACTACCTCAGAGCCCTGCCGTCCCCACTCATCACCAGCCGTCTCTATGACGATGTGCTGGCCGCCATGAGACTCCGCCCCCTGCagactggccccgcccccccgtgccccgccccctctggctCGGTCAACTGCCCGGTGGAGTTGCTGGACTGCCTGCCCCCCCCAGAGAAG gccACTCTGTCGCTGCTGCTGGACCACCTCAGCCTGGTGGCCTCCTTCAGGTCCTCCAACAGGATGACCCCCCAGAACCTGGCCGTGTGCTTCGGCCCGGTGCTGCTGGCCTCCACCGACGGGGTGCCGGCGGCccgggaggggggcagggaggcGGGGAAGGACAGCCCACCCGTCACGGCCGTGGACTTCAAGCGCCACATCGAGGTGCTTCACTACCTGCTGGCGCTCTGGCCCG TTCCGTCGGGCGGAGatccggaggaggaggaagtcgaCGCAGCTCCTCTCTACGGCCCACACCCGTCTCCACCCCcatccccgccctccccccctgttACCCACACCCCCCTGGGCCAGCCGCCCAGCCGCGCGGCTCTACGATTGGCTCTGCCACAGAACCCCAATCAGCAAGTGGTTGTTTCTCGTCGGGGGCGTGGGCTTGCCCGATTGGACAGCCCTCCACCGATCAATCGCTACGCTGGTGACTGGAGTGTCTGCGGGAGGGACTTCCTGTCTGGACAGGATGCAGATTATGATGAAGTTGCTGGAAGCGGGAGTGAAgaag GGAgcgacgaggaggagaagaaggaggaggggtggtcTTCGGGAAGGATGTTCATGGAGGAGTTTGACGCTCCGTTCAGCTGCAGACTGAGCCTGAAGGACTTTGACCGCCTCATCCTCGACCTGGACCGCGAGTTAGCCAAGCAGATCAACATATGTCTgtag